The genomic DNA CAGCTCCGCCACCGCGACGGCACGGTGGACCCCTTCACCTCGGGCACCTTCGTCCCCGCGCAGGGCGAGCCGGTGCACCTGTCGCGCGAGGACGTGCGCCTGGACGTGCTCGGCACCTGGAAGAGTCCACGCAGGGGTGTGGAGTACCCGGCGCGCTGGCGGCTCGCGGTGCCCACCCAGGGCCTCGACCTGGAAGTGACGCCCGCGCTCGCCGACCAGGAGTTGCCGGTGAGCGTGCGTTATTGGGAAGGCGCGGTGCGCGTATCGGGGGCTCACGATGGCCAGAGCGTACGGGGCCAGGGATACGTGGAGCTGACAGGCTACGGGGACCATGCCCCGAGGGAACGCTGAAGCCCTACGATCAGGAACAAACCATGTGCAATGGGAAGCTCCTCTCCGCGGAACTCAACCACTGGATTCCATTGACAGACGCCGTACAACACGAGAACGGACCATTCTCCGAAGTGCCCAAGGACTCAGGCGTATACACCCTACGCGTCAGCAAGATAGGCACGCCCAATCTCTCACGAGTGAAATCCAACTTCCTTGATTCAGCCTTCATGAAGGCAAGAAGTCGCATGGACAAGGTGAGTGGAGAGTTGTTCGCTGAAATTGGTCTAGGAAAGGAACAAGCCTGGACCGATACCGATTATTATGTTCGCAGACTCGCCCGGGTAGATCGGATCGCGATGAACCAACAAGGCATTGCCTGTCCCATCGTATACATCGGCAGGGCAAACAACCTCCGGCGCCGGATGAACGAGCTTGCTTTTGGTGGCCACACCGCCAACGCCCCATTCTGGGCACTCTTGATGTCAGGCTGGAAATTCGATTTGGGCTTTCACAAGGCTCGTCCGAAAGCAGAGGTTCACCTCGAGGCACACCTCAAGGAGTTGTTTCGAGAACTCCATGAGGACAATCTACCTCCATTGGTGGAGCGGTAGCACTCTTCCCGGTGAGCCTGCCCTGGACTCGTTAGCCGCTCAAGCCTCCTCGTCGGGCAGGAGCGTACGGAGCAACTCGTCATCAGGACCGAGTGGCCTCCAACCGGGTGGCGGCGGCGTGGCGAGAAGCGCATCGCCGACCTGCCTGACACGCTCTTCATGCGTTTCAGGGGTGTAGGCGGACCAAAAACCAAGCGCCTTGGCAACCTTGAAGCGGTTTGCGTCGTCCAGCACGGCGGGCCAGCCCTCTGGAAGGAACTCGGACAGTTCACGCACGAGCACGTCGCGCACCAAACGTGTGACCTGCTTGCGCTGCTCC from Melittangium boletus DSM 14713 includes the following:
- a CDS encoding NUDIX hydrolase; this translates as MGDGHAWRGHWRVRLYERIRERGYASLTAFAEARPAVPLYVLADELGADDVAAVQVLSGLFSEAEQRKQVTRLVRDVLVRELSEFLPEGWPAVLDDANRFKVAKALGFWSAYTPETHEERVRQVGDALLATPPPPGWRPLGPDDELLRTLLPDEEA
- a CDS encoding GIY-YIG nuclease family protein, which produces MCNGKLLSAELNHWIPLTDAVQHENGPFSEVPKDSGVYTLRVSKIGTPNLSRVKSNFLDSAFMKARSRMDKVSGELFAEIGLGKEQAWTDTDYYVRRLARVDRIAMNQQGIACPIVYIGRANNLRRRMNELAFGGHTANAPFWALLMSGWKFDLGFHKARPKAEVHLEAHLKELFRELHEDNLPPLVER